A single genomic interval of Microbacterium oleivorans harbors:
- the ilvA gene encoding threonine ammonia-lyase, with protein sequence MIGPSPADLEDAAEVLNGVVTCTPMEYSEHLSDVLGVPVHLKLENLQRTGSFKIRGATYRLSRLTAEERARGVVAASAGNHAQGVALAAQKLGIAATIFMPLGVPVPKLLATRGYGADVVLEGATVETPLRLAAEFAERTGAVLIHPFDHPDVITGQGTLGLEVYDQVPDIETLIIPIGGGGLIAGVAAAVKGRAEAEGRVVRVVGVQAENAAAYPSSLRAGEPLAIETSPTIADGIAVGRPGDEPFKVIRALVDEVVTVSDDDIARALLVLLERAKQVVEPAGAAGVAAILAGKVRATGPTVAVLSGGNIDPLLLQRVVAHGLAASGRYMTLQIPLPDRPGQLARVSDLLSVAGANVIEVLHTRHGQGLQISEVILQLSVETRGAEHRAQVITILEDAGFAPTVVSD encoded by the coding sequence ATGATCGGACCGAGTCCGGCCGACCTCGAGGATGCCGCCGAGGTGCTGAACGGCGTCGTCACCTGTACGCCGATGGAGTACTCCGAGCACCTCTCGGACGTGCTGGGCGTCCCCGTGCACCTCAAGCTCGAGAACCTGCAGCGCACCGGCTCGTTCAAGATCCGCGGCGCCACGTACAGACTCTCGCGGCTGACCGCCGAGGAACGGGCGCGCGGCGTCGTGGCGGCATCGGCCGGCAACCACGCGCAGGGGGTGGCCCTGGCCGCTCAGAAGCTCGGGATCGCCGCGACGATCTTCATGCCGCTCGGTGTGCCGGTGCCCAAGCTGCTCGCGACCCGCGGCTACGGCGCCGACGTGGTGCTCGAGGGTGCCACGGTCGAGACGCCGCTGCGCCTGGCGGCGGAGTTCGCCGAGCGCACGGGAGCGGTGCTCATCCATCCGTTCGACCATCCCGATGTCATCACCGGTCAGGGGACGTTGGGCCTCGAGGTGTACGACCAGGTCCCCGACATCGAGACGCTCATCATCCCCATCGGGGGCGGCGGGCTGATCGCCGGTGTGGCTGCGGCGGTGAAGGGTCGCGCCGAGGCCGAGGGTCGCGTCGTCCGGGTGGTCGGCGTTCAGGCCGAGAACGCCGCTGCCTACCCGTCGTCACTGCGAGCCGGCGAGCCGCTCGCCATCGAGACCTCACCGACGATCGCGGACGGCATCGCGGTGGGCCGTCCCGGAGACGAGCCGTTCAAGGTCATCCGCGCCCTTGTCGACGAGGTGGTCACGGTGTCGGACGACGACATCGCCCGAGCACTCCTGGTACTGCTCGAGCGCGCGAAACAGGTCGTCGAACCCGCCGGCGCCGCCGGGGTGGCCGCGATCCTCGCCGGCAAGGTGCGGGCGACGGGACCCACCGTCGCCGTGCTGTCGGGAGGCAACATCGACCCGCTGCTGCTGCAGCGGGTGGTGGCGCACGGACTGGCGGCGTCGGGCCGCTACATGACCCTGCAGATCCCGCTGCCCGATCGCCCGGGTCAGCTGGCACGCGTCTCGGACCTGCTGTCCGTCGCCGGCGCGAACGTCATCGAAGTGCTGCACACACGGCACGGTCAGGGTCTGCAGATCAGCGAGGTGATCCTGCAGCTGAGCGTCGAGACGCGGGGCGCGGAGCACCGCGCACAGGTCATCACGATCCTCGAGGATGCGGGGTTCGCGCCGACGGTCGTCTCCGATTGA
- a CDS encoding AI-2E family transporter, whose translation MSDDKPGRSFFDALRTRTVATETSSGIPRGLRLATAYAWRLLVVAAALGVAIWIVIQLKLLVIPLLVAILLAALLWPGFLWLIEHRVPRWAAIVLSVLATLAVISGLLSLAIWQISQQWGSVQSRTVEAVQQLRAYLIDGPLHLTSDQIDDLLVQGWSFLEQQASLLLSGALAIGSTVGHVAAGALLVLFILLCLLADGGRIWSWVVRLFPRQARPAVDGAGRTGWRTVVTYARTQLLVATIDATGIGLGALLLGVPLAAPIAVLVFLGAFIPFVGAVVTGALAVFLALVYNGPWIALWMLVVVLGVQQLEGHVLQPLLMGSAVKVHPLAVVIVVAGGAMIAGIPGALFAVPLAAFVNVVVLYISRRSWETGLAPRPDEMIWSTVPRDRKRNA comes from the coding sequence ATGAGCGACGACAAGCCGGGGCGATCCTTCTTCGACGCGCTCCGTACCCGAACCGTTGCAACCGAGACCTCATCGGGCATTCCCCGGGGGCTGCGACTGGCGACGGCCTACGCCTGGCGGTTGCTCGTCGTGGCCGCCGCGCTCGGCGTCGCGATCTGGATCGTCATCCAGCTCAAGCTCCTGGTCATCCCGCTCCTGGTCGCGATCCTGCTGGCCGCCCTGCTCTGGCCGGGCTTCCTGTGGCTGATCGAGCACCGCGTGCCGCGGTGGGCCGCTATCGTGCTCAGCGTGCTCGCGACCCTCGCCGTCATCTCGGGCCTGCTCTCACTCGCCATCTGGCAGATCAGCCAGCAGTGGGGATCGGTGCAGTCACGCACGGTCGAAGCCGTGCAGCAGCTGCGGGCGTACCTCATCGACGGACCGTTGCACCTCACCTCCGATCAGATCGACGATCTTCTGGTGCAGGGCTGGTCGTTCCTCGAGCAGCAGGCCTCGCTGCTGCTGTCGGGAGCGCTCGCGATCGGCTCCACGGTCGGTCACGTCGCAGCCGGCGCGCTGCTCGTGCTCTTCATCCTGCTGTGCCTCCTCGCCGACGGCGGACGCATCTGGAGCTGGGTCGTGCGGCTGTTCCCGCGGCAGGCGCGCCCCGCCGTCGACGGTGCGGGCCGGACCGGCTGGCGCACCGTGGTGACCTATGCGCGTACGCAGCTGCTGGTCGCGACGATCGACGCCACGGGCATCGGTCTCGGCGCCCTGCTGCTCGGGGTGCCCCTGGCCGCGCCGATCGCCGTCCTGGTGTTCCTCGGCGCGTTCATCCCGTTCGTCGGCGCGGTCGTGACGGGAGCCCTGGCGGTCTTCCTCGCCCTGGTCTACAACGGTCCGTGGATCGCGCTGTGGATGCTGGTCGTGGTCCTGGGCGTGCAGCAGCTGGAGGGGCACGTCCTGCAGCCGCTCCTCATGGGGTCGGCGGTCAAGGTCCATCCCCTGGCCGTCGTGATCGTGGTCGCCGGTGGTGCGATGATCGCCGGCATCCCCGGCGCGCTGTTCGCCGTGCCGCTGGCCGCCTTCGTGAACGTCGTCGTGCTCTACATCTCGAGACGCTCGTGGGAGACCGGGCTGGCGCCGCGGCCCGACGAGATGATCTGGAGCACGGTGCCCCGAGACCGAAAGAGGAACGCATGA
- a CDS encoding LemA family protein has translation MEWLIPVVIIVGVVAVIGIYLWATYNSLVALNVRVDEAWSDITVQLKRRADLLPNLIDTVRGYAAHEKAVFENVTRARAETLSATGPAEAGVAEGHLQQALKSLFAVAEAYPQLQASQNFLQLQQSIVDTEDKIQASRRFYNGGVRELNTKIKVFPNNLFSRSLGFTEREFFEVEGGAAIAEPPRVQF, from the coding sequence ATGGAGTGGCTCATCCCGGTCGTCATCATCGTGGGCGTGGTCGCCGTCATCGGCATCTACCTGTGGGCGACGTACAACTCGCTCGTCGCGCTGAACGTGCGCGTCGACGAGGCATGGAGCGACATCACGGTGCAGCTCAAGCGACGAGCCGATCTTCTCCCGAACCTCATCGACACCGTTCGCGGCTATGCGGCACACGAGAAGGCGGTCTTCGAGAACGTCACGCGTGCGCGTGCCGAGACGCTCTCCGCGACCGGCCCCGCCGAAGCTGGGGTAGCGGAAGGGCACCTGCAGCAGGCGCTCAAGTCGCTGTTCGCCGTCGCCGAGGCGTATCCGCAGCTCCAGGCGAGCCAGAACTTCCTCCAGCTGCAGCAGTCCATCGTCGACACCGAGGACAAGATCCAGGCGTCCCGCCGCTTCTACAACGGCGGCGTCCGCGAGCTCAACACGAAGATCAAGGTCTTCCCCAACAACCTGTTCTCGCGCAGTCTCGGATTCACCGAGCGCGAGTTCTTCGAGGTCGAGGGCGGGGCCGCGATCGCCGAGCCGCCCCGCGTGCAGTTCTGA
- a CDS encoding S8 family serine peptidase, which translates to MTRWGRRSLRVVALGVLVVVTATAGAVVPPTDPARQAEYWLDDYGIRTAWETTRGAGTTIAVIDTGIGRGPAEFDGAVAAGADFSGAGSADGRAPVGGETDRDHGSWVGSLAASRGTGPDTGMIGVAPEAELLSLSIGFGGNSEIPFADQVADAMVWAVDQGADVINLSFTTNLLEWDPSWDDAFLYAYDHDVVVVVAAGNRGTGTDRVGAPATIPGVLTVGGVDRQGVASQEASTQGITIGISAPSEELLGVSADGRVVVWNGTSGAAPIVAGVAALVRSAHPGLDANNVINRIVKTARAVPGVAAQPDPLYGYGLLDAAAAVSAAVPAVSTNPMGDLSEWIRIYRRAEQEPVPVPTTTAVALPELPAADAPTEPSPPFLPSIDTLVYGTVPLLGASVAAILMALGVTAAVRRIRSARASR; encoded by the coding sequence ATCCCGCGCGACAGGCGGAGTACTGGCTCGACGACTACGGCATCCGGACCGCCTGGGAGACCACGCGGGGCGCGGGCACCACGATCGCCGTCATCGACACGGGTATCGGCCGCGGGCCCGCGGAGTTCGACGGCGCCGTCGCGGCGGGTGCCGACTTCTCCGGCGCGGGCAGCGCGGACGGACGCGCCCCGGTGGGTGGCGAGACGGACCGCGACCACGGCAGCTGGGTGGGGTCGCTCGCGGCCAGCCGCGGCACCGGGCCCGACACCGGGATGATCGGGGTGGCGCCGGAGGCCGAGCTGCTGTCGCTCTCGATCGGTTTCGGCGGCAACTCCGAGATCCCGTTCGCCGATCAGGTCGCCGATGCCATGGTGTGGGCCGTCGACCAGGGCGCCGACGTCATCAACCTCTCGTTCACGACGAACCTGCTCGAGTGGGACCCCTCGTGGGACGACGCCTTCTTGTACGCCTACGACCACGACGTCGTCGTCGTCGTGGCCGCGGGCAACCGCGGGACCGGCACCGACCGGGTCGGAGCGCCCGCGACGATCCCGGGCGTCCTCACCGTCGGCGGGGTCGACCGGCAGGGCGTCGCGAGCCAGGAGGCGTCGACGCAGGGCATCACGATCGGCATCTCCGCCCCCAGCGAAGAGCTGCTGGGTGTCTCGGCGGACGGACGGGTGGTGGTGTGGAACGGCACCAGCGGTGCGGCGCCGATCGTGGCCGGTGTCGCGGCCCTGGTGCGTTCGGCGCATCCGGGCCTCGACGCCAACAACGTCATCAACCGCATCGTGAAGACGGCCCGCGCCGTGCCCGGCGTCGCGGCTCAGCCGGACCCGCTGTACGGCTACGGCCTGCTGGACGCAGCCGCGGCGGTCAGCGCTGCGGTGCCGGCGGTGTCGACGAACCCGATGGGCGACCTGTCGGAATGGATCCGCATCTATCGTCGCGCCGAGCAGGAGCCGGTCCCCGTCCCCACCACCACCGCCGTCGCGCTCCCGGAGCTGCCCGCTGCAGACGCGCCTACGGAACCGTCGCCGCCCTTCCTCCCGAGCATCGACACGCTCGTCTACGGCACGGTGCCGCTCCTGGGGGCGTCCGTGGCGGCTATACTGATGGCGCTCGGCGTCACCGCAGCTGTCCGGCGCATCCGATCGGCCCGCGCGTCGCGCTAG
- a CDS encoding NAD(P)/FAD-dependent oxidoreductase codes for MPQILVVGGGYAGFYTAWKLEKHLRKGEAEVTIVDPLPYMTYQPFLPEVAAGEIEGRHVVVGLRRHLKRTKVVSAKVTKIDHANKVATLTPAEGEPWEHRYDQIVVTAGAVSRTFPIPGIADNAIGLKTVEEAMAIRDRILTNFDRAANLPAGPARDRLLTVVVVGGGFAGIEVFAELRAMASSLLKSYPQLRFEDTHFHLIEAMGRIMPEVSLETSQWVLKDLAKRGANVHLDTQVTGAEGGNVALSTGEVIPTDVIIWTAGVMANPTVVRGSDLPVEERGRIRTRADLRVGTPEEIVEGAWAAGDISAVPDLTGGGVGGYCVPNAQHAVRQAKLLAKNLVAVLRGETPREYIHKNLGAVAGLGLGNGVFQSGKIAIKGFFAWVAHRGYHGLAMPSWERKWRVVGDWWMNFWLGRDNVALQATLTPRATFEEFASRPRPAQPEAEKQAPPIDPKSVAQDSGAAAVAPAEKDNKVSAS; via the coding sequence GTGCCCCAAATCCTCGTCGTCGGCGGCGGCTACGCCGGCTTCTACACCGCGTGGAAGCTCGAGAAGCACCTCCGCAAGGGCGAGGCCGAAGTGACGATCGTCGACCCGCTGCCCTACATGACGTACCAGCCGTTCCTGCCCGAGGTCGCGGCAGGCGAGATCGAGGGGCGCCACGTCGTCGTCGGTCTGCGCCGCCACCTCAAGCGCACGAAGGTCGTCAGCGCGAAGGTCACCAAGATCGATCACGCCAACAAGGTCGCGACCCTCACGCCCGCCGAGGGCGAGCCGTGGGAGCACCGCTACGACCAGATCGTCGTGACGGCCGGTGCGGTCTCGCGCACCTTCCCGATCCCGGGCATCGCCGACAACGCGATCGGCCTGAAGACGGTCGAAGAGGCGATGGCGATCCGTGACCGCATCCTCACCAATTTCGACCGCGCGGCGAACCTGCCGGCCGGCCCAGCGCGCGATCGCCTGCTGACCGTCGTCGTCGTCGGCGGCGGCTTCGCCGGCATCGAGGTGTTCGCCGAGCTGCGCGCCATGGCGTCGTCGCTGCTCAAGAGCTACCCGCAGCTCCGCTTCGAGGACACCCACTTCCACCTCATCGAGGCCATGGGTCGCATCATGCCGGAGGTCTCGCTCGAGACCAGCCAGTGGGTGCTCAAGGACCTCGCCAAGCGCGGCGCGAACGTGCACCTCGACACGCAGGTGACGGGCGCCGAGGGCGGCAACGTCGCCCTGTCGACCGGCGAGGTCATCCCGACCGATGTGATCATCTGGACCGCGGGTGTCATGGCGAACCCGACGGTCGTCCGCGGCAGCGATCTGCCCGTCGAAGAGCGCGGCCGGATCCGCACCCGCGCCGACCTGCGCGTCGGCACCCCCGAGGAGATCGTCGAGGGCGCCTGGGCGGCCGGCGACATCTCCGCCGTTCCCGACCTCACCGGCGGTGGCGTGGGCGGGTACTGCGTCCCCAACGCGCAGCACGCGGTGCGCCAGGCCAAGCTCCTCGCGAAGAACCTCGTGGCAGTGCTGCGCGGCGAGACGCCCCGTGAGTACATCCACAAGAACCTCGGAGCGGTCGCCGGGCTCGGGCTCGGCAACGGCGTGTTCCAGTCGGGCAAGATCGCGATCAAGGGCTTCTTCGCCTGGGTCGCCCACCGTGGCTACCACGGGCTGGCGATGCCGTCGTGGGAGCGCAAGTGGCGCGTCGTCGGCGACTGGTGGATGAACTTCTGGCTCGGTCGCGACAATGTCGCGCTGCAGGCGACGCTGACTCCCCGTGCCACGTTCGAGGAGTTCGCCTCGCGCCCGCGCCCGGCTCAGCCCGAGGCCGAGAAGCAGGCGCCCCCGATCGACCCGAAGAGCGTTGCGCAGGATTCCGGTGCCGCCGCCGTCGCGCCCGCCGAGAAGGACAACAAGGTCTCGGCGAGCTGA
- a CDS encoding DUF4307 domain-containing protein, with product MTTQLKLDHRYGRTREKRSRRLVITVAGVLGAGVLGMVAWTTVAGAIDSVDTDATGFEVVDDHAVVVSFQVSGAAGKPLACTLEAQDTEHGVVGWQVVEYPAADGVSRAFTETIPTVALATNGLVTSCWIP from the coding sequence ATGACCACGCAGCTCAAGCTCGACCACCGCTACGGTCGAACGCGCGAGAAGCGCTCACGGCGTCTCGTGATCACCGTGGCAGGTGTGCTCGGCGCCGGCGTCCTGGGAATGGTCGCCTGGACGACCGTCGCCGGCGCCATCGACTCGGTCGACACCGACGCGACCGGCTTCGAGGTCGTCGACGACCACGCGGTCGTGGTGTCGTTCCAGGTCAGCGGCGCCGCGGGCAAGCCGCTGGCCTGCACCCTCGAAGCCCAGGACACCGAGCACGGCGTCGTGGGATGGCAGGTCGTGGAGTATCCCGCAGCAGACGGGGTGAGCCGGGCTTTCACCGAGACCATCCCGACCGTCGCGCTCGCGACCAACGGTTTGGTCACCTCCTGCTGGATCCCGTAG
- a CDS encoding MarR family winged helix-turn-helix transcriptional regulator, with amino-acid sequence MDQVDRILEQWRAARPDLDARPMAVIGRLSRAAAAVDARLAETFARHGIDAATFDVLATLVRQGAPHELAPADLAADAMISSSAVAQRLNRLESLGLITRHPDPRDGRGKLVRLSAAGREVIDRALPDHLATEEAVLEVFTDEERTVLAGLLRRFVGTGTSPGRPIGARPPRG; translated from the coding sequence ATGGACCAGGTCGACCGCATCCTCGAGCAATGGCGGGCGGCGCGTCCCGATCTGGACGCACGCCCCATGGCCGTCATCGGACGGCTCAGCCGCGCCGCCGCCGCCGTCGATGCCCGGCTCGCCGAGACCTTCGCGCGGCACGGCATCGATGCCGCCACCTTCGACGTCCTCGCGACCCTCGTCCGCCAGGGTGCACCCCATGAGCTCGCGCCCGCCGATCTCGCCGCCGACGCGATGATCAGCTCGAGCGCGGTCGCGCAGCGTCTCAATCGGCTGGAGTCGCTCGGTCTCATCACGCGGCATCCGGATCCCCGCGACGGGAGGGGGAAGCTCGTGCGCCTGAGCGCGGCCGGCCGCGAGGTGATCGACCGCGCGCTGCCCGACCACCTCGCCACCGAGGAGGCGGTTCTGGAGGTGTTCACCGACGAGGAGCGGACCGTCCTCGCGGGCCTGCTTCGCCGGTTCGTCGGTACCGGCACATCACCGGGACGGCCCATCGGCGCGCGCCCGCCGCGTGGGTAA
- the greA gene encoding transcription elongation factor GreA: MSNDAPVTFLTQDAYDRLVAELEHLSTTGREEIAKRIEIAREEGDLKENGGYHAAKDEQGKQEARIRTLQQLLKDATVGEAPESDGTVLSGTVVTAIVAGGEEVFLLGSREIAAGSELDVYSEASPLGAAILGLKEGEKTSYTAPNGREIPVEIVKVETYSGQ; the protein is encoded by the coding sequence ATGTCGAACGACGCTCCCGTCACCTTCCTCACCCAGGACGCCTACGATCGTCTGGTCGCGGAGCTCGAGCACCTGTCGACGACCGGCCGCGAGGAGATCGCGAAGCGCATCGAGATCGCCCGCGAGGAGGGCGACCTCAAGGAGAACGGCGGCTACCACGCTGCGAAGGACGAGCAGGGCAAGCAGGAGGCGCGCATCCGCACACTGCAGCAGCTCCTCAAGGACGCGACCGTCGGCGAGGCGCCCGAATCGGACGGAACGGTGCTCTCGGGTACCGTCGTCACCGCGATCGTCGCCGGCGGCGAGGAGGTCTTCCTCCTCGGCAGCCGCGAGATCGCAGCAGGCTCCGAACTCGATGTCTACAGCGAGGCATCGCCGCTGGGCGCCGCCATCCTCGGCCTGAAGGAGGGCGAGAAGACCTCCTACACCGCGCCCAACGGACGCGAGATCCCCGTCGAGATCGTCAAAGTCGAGACCTACTCCGGCCAGTGA
- a CDS encoding EamA family transporter, with protein sequence MLSYRSAVVTTALAPAIWGTTYVTATTFVAGGHPLLTGTVRALPAGLILLAIARRLPVGAWWWRAWVLGALNITTFFACLFIAAERLPGGVAAVVGGIQPLLVAVLGWVVLSERMNAVILGAGLAGVVGVGLIVLQSSAGLDGVGIAAAIGGASAMAVGTVLAKRWSPGLPPLATTAWQLIAGGILLAVLTAVIEPLPSTAPTAPTLAGYAYLSIVGTAFAYVVWFRGLAALPARVPAFLGLLSPVVAVLIGILAVGESLTPPQTAGIVLVIGSVLAVAAGSTRRRRRCPRWDSNPD encoded by the coding sequence GTGCTTAGCTATCGTTCGGCGGTCGTCACGACCGCCCTCGCCCCCGCGATCTGGGGCACCACCTACGTGACCGCCACGACGTTCGTCGCCGGCGGGCACCCGCTGCTCACCGGGACCGTCCGCGCGCTCCCGGCTGGACTCATCCTGCTCGCCATCGCGCGCCGGCTGCCGGTCGGAGCGTGGTGGTGGCGCGCATGGGTGCTGGGAGCGCTCAACATCACGACGTTCTTCGCCTGTCTGTTCATCGCCGCCGAACGGTTGCCGGGTGGAGTCGCGGCCGTCGTGGGCGGCATTCAGCCCCTGCTGGTCGCGGTGCTCGGCTGGGTCGTGCTGAGCGAGCGGATGAACGCGGTCATCCTCGGAGCGGGTCTCGCGGGCGTCGTCGGCGTGGGGCTCATCGTCCTGCAGAGCAGCGCGGGACTGGACGGAGTCGGCATCGCAGCAGCGATCGGCGGCGCGTCCGCGATGGCCGTCGGCACGGTCCTCGCCAAGCGGTGGAGTCCGGGCCTACCGCCGCTGGCCACGACCGCCTGGCAGCTCATCGCCGGCGGCATCCTGCTCGCCGTCCTGACCGCCGTGATCGAGCCGCTGCCGTCGACAGCACCGACAGCGCCGACACTCGCCGGCTACGCCTACCTCTCGATCGTGGGCACGGCCTTCGCCTACGTGGTCTGGTTCCGCGGGCTCGCGGCGCTGCCCGCGCGGGTCCCGGCGTTCCTCGGACTCCTCAGCCCGGTCGTCGCGGTCCTGATCGGCATCCTCGCCGTGGGCGAGAGCCTGACTCCCCCGCAGACCGCGGGCATCGTCCTCGTGATCGGCTCGGTGCTCGCCGTGGCCGCAGGCTCGACGCGGCGACGACGACGGTGCCCCCGCTGGGACTCGAACCCAGACTGA